A window of the Dyadobacter pollutisoli genome harbors these coding sequences:
- a CDS encoding TonB-dependent receptor, whose amino-acid sequence MTNSKAIRSSIFLLTLGFSSQFAFAQKGEIESQTYEIVKEKSIEFAPANRVFDKVQPIQGETGKKKVAYEIIDPQINISSPKLTPSVGVSSDEKDRRDQPDVLNNYIKLGGGNYGRFLGDVFVGGRPSEDLVVTSQLKHLSAANGPVDGKNSASASTNVRAGLKYIRSKYKVEAALDYDRKNYYFYGYQPQPEGVVVNRDTIRQTINQFGANLGFENTDASVAVDYSVKTSLHTLRDRYNASELDWGTKIMGAVPISESFHALLEADMFISQRVDRLTYNRNLFRVKPTFKYATDMFTVTAGLNAVNETDSELNINRTKAYPVLNVDVTPFTGLHVFAGWNGDIVRNTLKSMLSENQWLGPNVLIVNTEKTSEISGGVKGETSSGFNYEGKVAYTQYHNFYNFNNSLADSSKFSIIYDTGKTKVLTISAQAGYNYNDLFKTSLKANFFDYAMGSVEEAWHRPDLTLNWFNALTISKKLFVTADFYVLRGIKAKNFESGVVTKLPVITDLNFKIDYLLTKNFSVFVALNNVLGKKYQRYQYYPQQGLNFIGGLSFSF is encoded by the coding sequence ATGACGAATTCCAAAGCAATACGTTCTTCCATATTTTTATTGACACTGGGCTTTTCTTCCCAATTTGCTTTTGCCCAGAAGGGCGAAATCGAAAGTCAGACGTATGAAATCGTAAAGGAGAAAAGCATAGAATTTGCACCAGCCAACCGTGTATTTGACAAAGTGCAGCCGATACAGGGGGAAACGGGCAAGAAAAAGGTTGCTTACGAGATCATTGATCCGCAGATCAACATTTCATCTCCGAAACTGACTCCGAGCGTGGGCGTGTCTTCGGATGAAAAAGACAGACGCGACCAGCCAGACGTTCTTAACAACTATATCAAACTGGGCGGGGGGAACTATGGAAGGTTTCTGGGGGATGTTTTCGTAGGTGGAAGGCCCTCCGAGGACCTGGTGGTTACCTCACAGCTTAAACATTTGTCGGCTGCCAATGGTCCGGTGGACGGTAAGAATTCGGCCAGTGCGTCCACGAATGTCCGTGCCGGGTTGAAGTACATCCGGAGTAAGTACAAAGTAGAGGCAGCGCTCGATTACGACCGTAAAAACTACTATTTCTATGGTTACCAACCGCAGCCGGAAGGTGTTGTGGTGAACCGGGACACGATCCGGCAGACCATTAACCAGTTTGGTGCGAATCTGGGCTTTGAAAATACTGATGCTTCGGTGGCAGTTGATTACTCTGTTAAAACCAGTCTGCATACGCTGCGTGATCGCTACAATGCATCGGAGCTTGATTGGGGAACAAAAATAATGGGTGCGGTCCCTATTTCAGAATCATTTCATGCATTGCTGGAAGCGGACATGTTCATTTCCCAACGTGTCGATCGCCTTACTTACAATCGTAACCTGTTCCGGGTAAAGCCTACTTTTAAATATGCTACCGACATGTTTACGGTAACTGCCGGGTTGAATGCCGTTAACGAAACAGACAGCGAGCTGAATATTAACAGAACGAAAGCATATCCGGTGTTGAATGTGGATGTGACCCCATTTACGGGGCTGCATGTATTTGCGGGCTGGAACGGGGACATTGTTAGAAATACATTGAAAAGCATGCTTTCCGAAAATCAATGGTTGGGGCCTAATGTGCTGATCGTCAACACCGAGAAGACATCGGAAATAAGCGGTGGTGTTAAAGGAGAAACTTCATCGGGCTTTAACTACGAAGGTAAAGTAGCTTATACGCAGTACCATAATTTTTACAACTTTAACAACTCTTTGGCCGATAGCTCCAAGTTCTCGATCATATATGATACTGGCAAAACGAAGGTACTGACGATTTCGGCTCAGGCTGGGTACAACTACAATGATTTGTTCAAGACTTCCCTTAAAGCAAATTTCTTCGATTATGCGATGGGTTCAGTAGAAGAAGCATGGCACCGGCCAGACCTTACATTGAACTGGTTTAATGCTTTAACGATCAGCAAAAAATTGTTTGTAACAGCGGATTTTTACGTGTTGAGAGGAATAAAAGCGAAAAATTTTGAGAGCGGTGTGGTTACCAAATTGCCAGTTATTACCGACCTGAATTTTAAGATTGACTATCTGTTAACCAAGAACTTCTCTGTTTTTGTAGCCCTCAACAATGTGCTTGGGAAAAAGTATCAGCGGTACCAGTACTATCCGCAGCAGGGGTTAAACTTTATTGGAGGATTATCATTTTCTTTTTAA
- a CDS encoding tetratricopeptide repeat protein — protein sequence MVFKHGASTFGMLLYVGASSVLAQNTLSMTEPEAHFRNGLEYYEKSNYVAARQEFGEFLNTQDKLLSTSDYNKVTAEYYVAVTGLYLNYPEAEVQVDRFVKNHAEHPKAQQIYGDLGRYYYEGGNYEKAITYLEKAVQLSGSGGKKMESTYQLAMSYYNTKQPDLALPLFNQVKTDASFANAADASFYAGVINYQQNNFEGAYQDFQRIETHPYYKNEAPNWIISSLYQLKKYDELLQYGEKLLTQQRGNTKLDDVALYVAEVYYEKGDYPAAVKAYERYKRMKPGVVPPTVALHYGHAQFRSSNFEGAITTLKPVGPGKDSVSQYASYLLGISYLKTNNLSYALTSFANAAKLDYNAVVKEEAAYNHAKVQLESGNNNDAVKEFNDFMSKYPQSKHTEEATELVAEGYANASNSAAAIKYIEGLSKRNAKINGTYQRLTYNQGVLDFNREKFEAAIGMFDKALKFPIDEQINQSAAYYKAEAIYGLKRVDEAAALYNQISKNPRAGIYARKSLYALGYIYYNQKKYGQALTYFKEFTNNIEGMDAQMIEDAYSRLADCYLAAKNYNEAIRTYEQVSAKGKVDKDYALFQKARAYVYMNREPEARRQFEQLISQYPSSRYLDDAYFQLADIDFQNQSYSAAVKGFTRMINEKPKSQIIPAALLRRAQSYYNLQVYEQAIVDFRKILTEYSDSPSASSALEGIQESYTAVGRPEEFTQVLGVVRKNNPGNEKLEEVEFDNVRNLYYAEKYENAINSLQEFIKSYPASKHQYDANYFIASSFDKTGNVNEALQYFSKVVQQNRSTFVPAAAQRSAELEIGRGNYNSAVTNFRVLLRNAESKKEQTQAWIGLMDTYYTLKSYDSTLYYAKEVINVGNVIPGGLGKAQLYLGKVPFERGDLNKAADEFKKVAATSKDEYGAEASYWSAMVLYKNKKYKEAETAIIDMGKSFEGYDYWRVRSFILLADVYVGMNEIGQAKATLSSIIDNSDDKEAVELAKEKLTQIEKLK from the coding sequence ATGGTTTTTAAACACGGCGCCTCCACTTTTGGAATGCTCTTATATGTTGGCGCGTCTTCAGTTCTGGCCCAGAATACACTCAGTATGACAGAACCGGAAGCCCATTTTCGTAATGGCCTTGAATATTACGAAAAATCCAATTACGTAGCTGCAAGACAAGAATTCGGGGAATTCCTCAACACTCAGGATAAATTACTTAGTACCAGCGATTATAATAAAGTTACGGCTGAGTATTACGTGGCGGTTACCGGCCTTTATCTCAACTATCCGGAGGCTGAAGTGCAGGTGGACAGGTTTGTTAAAAACCATGCTGAACACCCCAAGGCGCAGCAAATCTATGGTGACCTTGGCAGGTATTACTATGAGGGCGGCAATTACGAAAAGGCTATCACTTACCTGGAAAAGGCGGTTCAATTGTCCGGCTCAGGCGGTAAAAAGATGGAAAGCACTTATCAGCTGGCTATGTCCTACTACAACACCAAACAGCCCGATCTCGCACTACCGTTGTTTAATCAGGTGAAAACGGACGCTTCCTTCGCTAATGCTGCGGATGCTTCTTTTTATGCCGGTGTGATCAACTATCAGCAAAACAACTTTGAAGGGGCTTACCAGGATTTCCAACGAATCGAGACGCATCCTTATTATAAGAACGAAGCACCAAACTGGATCATATCGTCGCTGTATCAACTTAAAAAGTATGATGAGCTGCTGCAATATGGTGAGAAGCTTCTGACACAACAAAGAGGAAATACTAAACTGGATGACGTTGCATTGTATGTAGCGGAAGTGTACTACGAAAAAGGAGACTATCCGGCAGCAGTGAAGGCATATGAACGATATAAGCGAATGAAACCGGGTGTTGTGCCTCCTACTGTCGCTTTGCACTACGGCCATGCACAGTTCCGGAGCAGTAACTTTGAAGGCGCTATTACCACATTGAAACCCGTAGGGCCTGGCAAAGATTCTGTTTCGCAGTACGCATCTTACTTATTGGGAATCAGTTACTTAAAGACTAATAATTTAAGCTATGCTTTAACGTCATTTGCGAATGCAGCAAAGCTGGACTATAATGCAGTTGTGAAGGAAGAAGCGGCCTACAACCACGCAAAAGTGCAGCTGGAGTCGGGAAACAATAATGACGCTGTGAAAGAGTTTAACGACTTCATGAGTAAGTATCCTCAGAGCAAGCATACCGAAGAAGCTACCGAATTAGTAGCCGAAGGGTATGCAAATGCAAGCAACAGCGCAGCGGCTATTAAGTATATTGAAGGCCTTTCTAAACGGAATGCTAAAATAAATGGCACGTATCAGAGGCTTACCTACAACCAGGGTGTGCTCGATTTTAATCGGGAGAAATTTGAAGCAGCCATTGGCATGTTTGACAAGGCGCTGAAATTCCCGATCGATGAGCAGATCAACCAGTCGGCTGCTTATTACAAGGCGGAAGCTATCTACGGACTGAAGCGCGTAGACGAAGCAGCTGCATTGTACAATCAGATCTCGAAAAATCCGAGAGCAGGGATCTATGCGCGCAAGAGCCTTTATGCTTTGGGATACATTTACTATAACCAAAAGAAATACGGACAGGCGCTGACTTACTTCAAGGAGTTTACGAACAACATTGAAGGCATGGATGCCCAGATGATCGAGGATGCGTACTCGCGGCTTGCTGACTGTTACCTGGCTGCCAAGAATTACAACGAGGCGATCAGGACTTATGAGCAGGTGTCGGCGAAAGGAAAGGTGGATAAGGATTATGCATTGTTCCAAAAAGCCCGCGCGTATGTATATATGAACCGCGAGCCTGAGGCGCGCAGGCAGTTTGAGCAACTGATCAGTCAGTATCCCTCTTCAAGGTACCTGGATGATGCTTATTTCCAATTGGCGGACATTGATTTCCAAAACCAGAGCTACTCGGCGGCGGTGAAAGGATTTACGAGAATGATCAACGAAAAGCCCAAGAGCCAGATCATTCCTGCAGCACTGCTACGCCGCGCACAGTCGTATTACAACTTGCAGGTATACGAGCAGGCGATTGTCGATTTCCGCAAGATTTTGACAGAGTACTCTGATTCGCCCTCTGCCAGTAGCGCACTGGAGGGGATACAGGAAAGCTACACTGCGGTAGGCCGTCCCGAGGAATTCACCCAGGTACTTGGCGTTGTGCGCAAGAACAATCCAGGTAATGAGAAACTGGAAGAAGTGGAGTTCGATAACGTACGGAACCTTTACTATGCTGAAAAGTATGAGAATGCGATCAACTCTTTGCAGGAATTCATCAAGAGCTATCCGGCGAGCAAGCACCAGTACGACGCTAATTATTTCATCGCTTCGTCCTTTGATAAGACAGGGAATGTGAATGAAGCGCTGCAATATTTCAGTAAAGTGGTTCAGCAAAACAGATCGACATTTGTACCGGCAGCGGCTCAGAGATCAGCAGAATTGGAAATTGGAAGGGGTAATTATAACAGTGCCGTAACGAATTTCAGGGTGTTGCTCAGAAACGCAGAAAGCAAAAAGGAGCAGACGCAGGCGTGGATTGGCCTTATGGATACTTATTATACATTGAAAAGCTACGATTCTACTTTGTATTATGCGAAGGAAGTGATCAATGTTGGCAATGTGATTCCGGGCGGATTGGGCAAGGCGCAGCTCTATCTGGGTAAAGTACCTTTCGAACGGGGCGATCTGAATAAAGCTGCGGACGAGTTCAAAAAGGTAGCGGCAACCTCGAAAGATGAGTATGGTGCGGAAGCAAGTTACTGGTCGGCCATGGTCCTTTATAAAAACAAAAAATATAAGGAAGCAGAAACGGCTATTATCGACATGGGTAAATCGTTTGAAGGCTATGATTACTGGCGCGTACGCTCCTTTATCCTTTTGGCTGATGTGTACGTTGGCATGAATGAGATTGGCCAGGCTAAGGCTACGTTGAGCTCTATCATCGACAATTCGGATGACAAAGAGGCCGTTGAACTGGCTAAGGAAAAATTGACCCAGATCGAAAAACTGAAATGA